One segment of Hippopotamus amphibius kiboko isolate mHipAmp2 chromosome 2, mHipAmp2.hap2, whole genome shotgun sequence DNA contains the following:
- the LOC130845666 gene encoding olfactory receptor 4K13-like — translation MKMMNSSMISEFVLLGLADSWELEIFFFIIFLLAYAAVMAGNLLIVVTVTFDSHLHCTPMYFLLGNLSFLDMSLSTITTPKMVADFLRENKTISLWGCMAQMFFLHFLGGSEMTLLIVMAVDRYIAICKPLHYTTIMNRRVLTGSVLLSWAVGLVHTMSQMVFTITLPFCGPNVVDNIFCDLPLVLKLACTETYVLELLVIADSGLLSFICFTLLLISYTVILVTVRHRSSDALSKALSTLSAHITVVTLFFGPCIFTYAWPFSSFSVDKFLSVFYSVITSLLNPIIYTLRNQEMKTAISRLRVQHVSPRQIF, via the coding sequence ATGAAAATGATGAATAGCTCAATGATATCTGAGTTTGTTTTGTTAGGACTCGCCGACTCTTGGgaacttgaaattttcttttttatcatatttttgttGGCCTATGCAGCAGTTATGGCAGGAAACCTTCTCATTGTGGTCACTGTAACCTTTGACTCTCATCTGCACTGCACACCAATGTACTTCCTCCTTGGAAATCTTTCATTTCTTGATATGTCTCTTTCTACAATCACAACCCCTAAGATGGTCGCAGATTTTCTCAGGGAGAATAAAACTATTTCTCTGTGGGGCTGTATGGCTCAGATGTTCTTCCTTCACTTTTTAGGGGGTAGTGAGATGACTCTTCTCATAGTTATGGCTGTTGATCGGTACATTGCAATATGCAAACCTCTTCACTACACAACCATCATGAACCGCCGGGTACTCACAGGCTCCGTGCTGCTGTCATGGGCTGTTGGTCTTGTGCATACAATGAGCCAGATGGTTTTTACTATCACCTTGCCCTTCTGTGGCCCCAATGTAGTGGACAATATTTTCTGTGACCTTCCCCTAGTTCTAAAGCTTGCCTGCACTGAGACCTATGTTCTGGAGTTGCTAGTGATTGCTGACAGTGGACTGTTGTCCTTCATCTGCTTCACACTCTTGCTCATTTCCTACACTGTCATTCTGGTAACTGTCCGACATCGGTCCTCTGATGCTCTCTCCAAGGCTCTATCCACACTGTCTGCTCATATTACTGTGGTCACTCTGTTCTTTGGGCCATGTATCTTCACTTATGCTTGGCCATTTAGTAGCTTTTCAGTGGATaagtttctttctgtgttttattcaGTTATCACATCCTTGCTGAACCCCATTATTTACACTCTGAGGAATCAGGAGATGAAAACAGCCATAAGTAGACTGAGGGTCCAACATGTGAGTCCCAGGCAGATCTTCTAG
- the LOC130845573 gene encoding olfactory receptor 4K15 — MLSSQIYICFSHIQVTEEKSFPKSMNETNYTRVTEFVLLGLSNSQELQPFLFLIFSLLYLAIVLGNFLIILTVTSDSRLHTPMYFLLANLSFIDMCVASFATPKMIADFLVEHKTISFEACLAQIFFVHLFTGSEMALLVSMAYDRYVAICKPLHYMTIMSSHVCIILVLISWCVGFIHTTSQLAFTVNLPFCGPNQVDSFFCDLPLVTKLACTDTYVVSLLIVADSGFLSLGSFLLLVVSYTVILITVRSRSSASMAKARSTLTAHITVVTLFFGPCIFIYVWPFSSYSIDKVLAVFYTIFTPILNPVIYTLRNKEMKAAMSKLKSRYPKSGQILQS, encoded by the coding sequence ATGCTCAGTTCACAGATTTATATCTGTTTCTCTCACATTCAGGTAACTGAAGAGAAGTCCTTTCCAAAGTCAATGAATGAGACAAATTATACTCGGGTGACGGAATTTGTGTTGCTGGGACTATCTAATTCCCAGGAGCTCCAACCTTTCTTGTTTCTCATATTTTCACTACTCTACCTGGCAATAGTGCTGGGCAACTTTCTCATCATCCTCACTGTGACCTCAGATTCCCGCCTTCATACCCCTATGTACTTTCTGCTTGCAAACCTCTCTTTTATAGATATGTGTGTTGCCTCATTTGCTACCCCCAAGATGATTGCAGACTTTCTGGTTGAGCACAAGACTATTTCTTTTGAAGCCTGCCTGGCCCAGATTTTCTTTGTTCACCTTTTCACTGGCAGTGAGATGGCTCTCCTTGTATCCATGGCTTATGACCGTTACGTTGCTATATGCAAACCTCTCCACTACATGACAATCATGAGCAGCCATGTGTGTATTATCCTTGTACTCATCTcctggtgcgtgggcttcattcATACTACCAGCCAGCTGGCATTTACTGTTAACTTGCCTTTTTGTGGCCCTAATCAAGTGGATAGTTTTTTCTGTGACCTCCCTCTAGTGACTAAGCTGGCCTGCACAGACACTTATGTTGTCAGCCTACTAATAGTTGCAGACAGTGGCTTTCTTTCTTTGGgttccttcctcctgctggttGTCTCCTACACTGTGATACTCATCACAGTTAGGAGTCGCTCCTCTGCTAGCATGGCAAAGGCCCGCTCCACATTGACAGCTCATATCACTGTGGTCACACTCTTCTTTGGACCATGCATCTTCATCTATGTGTGGCCCTTCAGCAGTTATTCAATTGACAAAGTCCTTGCAGTGTTCTATACCATCTTTACTCCCATTTTAAACCCTGTTATCTATACTCtaaggaacaaagaaatgaaggcagCTATGTCAAAACTGAAAAGTCGGTATCCGAAGTCTGGCCAGATTCTGCAATcataa